One Cucurbita pepo subsp. pepo cultivar mu-cu-16 chromosome LG11, ASM280686v2, whole genome shotgun sequence DNA window includes the following coding sequences:
- the LOC111804809 gene encoding 50S ribosomal protein L21, mitochondrial-like codes for MANRRCLQVLTRHASAIFSTKPYIHSLKIAPSFLSQNFRTHASVPNCLFAKIDPSLCTNWSHSRYLSSDSQNGNEDDDTEEDDDEDDEDYDSGEDDDISVPSRGMQKEYTKEEKEAEAAAIGYKVVGPIDRSSEVFKPYEPVFAVVQIGSHQFKVSNGDSIFTERLKFCDVNDKLILNRVLLLGSSRQTIVGRPTVPSAVVQAVVEEHALDAKVIIFKKKRRKNYRRTKGHRQELTKLRIIDIEGIDKPEIIEKSSKVAGKNPKQVSVAA; via the exons ATGGCGAACAGACGGTGTTTACAAGTACTAACTCGTCATGCCTCGGCCATCTTTTCCACCAAGCCATATATCCACTCCCTGAAGATCGCACCTTCCTTCCTTTCCCAGAATTTTCGTACACATGCTTCTGTACCAAACTGTCTATTTGCTAAAATCGATCCTTCTTTGTGTACCAACTGGTCACATTCCCGATATCTCTCGTCTGATAGTCAGAATGGcaatgaagatgatgatactgaagaagatgatgatgaagatgacgaGGATTATGATAGTGGTGAGGATGATGATATTTCAGTGCCGAGTAGGGGTATGCAAAAGGAGTATACAAAGGAGGAGAAGGAGGCAGAAGCAGCTGCTATTGGATATAAAGTAGTTGGGCCAATTGATCGATCTAGTGAGGTTTTCAAGCCTTATGAACCTGTTTTTGCTGTCGTTCAG ATTGGCTCACACCAATTCAAGGTTAGCAACGGAGATAGTATTTTTACTGAGAGATTAAAATTCTGCGATGTGAATGACAAG TTGATATTGAATAGGGTTCTTTTGCTTGGCTCAAGTAGACAAACGATTGTCGGTAGGCCTACAGTACCAAGTGCAGTTGTTCAAGCAGTTGTTGAGGAACAT GCATTGGATGCAAAAGTAATCAtcttcaagaaaaaaagaaggaagaattaCCGTCGAACCAAAGGACATCGCCAG GAATTAACGAAGTTGAGGATCATCGATATCGAAGGCATCGACAAACCAGAAATCATCGAAAAGTCTTCAAAAGTAGCTGGTAAGAATCCAAAACAAGTTTCAGTAGCTGCTTAG